In Triticum aestivum cultivar Chinese Spring chromosome 5B, IWGSC CS RefSeq v2.1, whole genome shotgun sequence, the following proteins share a genomic window:
- the LOC123115824 gene encoding mucin-1: MAAATTDTSSGDHFAGACGVSVGSACSTPFVSAPSTPARDPSFHAAAGYCFSAPASPARGPGDCDYDFDFDFSSQFPSPTAAAMSSADELFHNGQIRPVRLSSFLLRPQAPPPTADRPNGDRKPPQEASSPLDERGRFRSRSVHRRSRSASPFRAHWMSPLSSPAPAKESVRTPTSASRSSSSSSTASSGSSSASRSCGRWRFLKKLIHPNKPDGSKHQRPPTPACPKANSPLAAPNKNPTPAVGKRGRRSSAHERLYEARRAEAEDMRRRTFLPYRQALLLGCLGFGSRGYSAMHGFAAVATTAKSR, from the coding sequence ATGGCCGCCGCCACGACCGACACCAGCTCCGGCGATCACTTCGCCGGCGCTTGCGGCGTGAGCGTTGGCAGCGCGTGCTCCACCCCCTTCGTCAGCGCGCCGTCCACCCCCGCCCGCGACCCGTCGTTCCATGCCGCCGCCGGCTACTGCTTCAGCGCGCCGGCGAGCCCTGCACGAGGCCCCGGCGACTGCGACTACGATTTCGACTTCGACTTCTCCTCGCAGTTTCCGtccccgaccgccgccgcgatgTCCTCAGCCGACGAGCTCTTTCACAACGGCCAGATCCGCCCAGTGCGGCTCTCCTCGTTCCTCCTCCGTCCGCAGGCGCCCCCGCCCACCGCCGACCGCCCCAACGGTGATCGGAAGCCGCCGCAGGAGGCATCGTCGCCATTGGACGAGCGCGGCCGTTTCCGGAGCCGGTCGGTGCATCGCAGGTCCCGCTCAGCCTCGCCATTCCGGGCTCATTGGATGTCACCGTTATCTTCGCCTGCCCCGGCGAAAGAATCCGTACGGACGCCTACATCAGCGTCAcggtcgtcgtcctcgtcatcgaCGGCGTCGTCCGGGTCGTCCTCGGCCTCGAGAAGTTGCGGCCGGTGGCGGTTCTTGAAGAAGCTCATCCATCCGAACAAGCCCGACGGCTCCAAGCACCAACGTCCACCAACGCCAGCGTGCCCCAAGGCGAACTCCCCGCTGGCAGCTCCCAACAAGAACCCCACCCCGGCGGTGGGTAAGCGCGGGAGGAGGAGCTCGGCGCATGAGCGGCTCTACGAGGCGAGGCGGGCAGAGGCGGAGGATATGCGGCGGCGCACGTTCCTGCCGTACCGGCAGGCGCTGCTTCTCGGCTGCCTCGGGTTTGGTTCCCGCGGTTACAGCGCCATGCACGgcttcgccgccgtcgccaccaccgccAAGTCCAGGTAG